cggctgctggaaaatgccgaccttaccttacgctcggcgatcgagacggccaatgctctggaagctgctttgcatgatgctgacgctgtccagtcgcgcgattccccgccggttccgtggacacctcagaccccgccaccagcggctcccgggagcgaattcgccaacgccgctgccagtcgcgattccacgagctccccgaacctgaccacggctgcggcccgtcagaagcccgtgctttgttatttctgtggccacaaaaagcactctcgacaacgctgtccagcgcgagaagcgacctgctccagctgcggaaagcggggccatttcgccaaggtctgtaagtctcaactaCGAgcagagtgcagcgctgcgggtgaaacgtgggggccgccatcttgcatgcccggatgtgggcggccatctttgtcggcgtcagcatgccccgcccccgccCCTCCAATGCGTACcaggtaccccgacggcgattcaactctggccactgtaactctcgaccaaagcgccccacaccagcttgcaaggtcaatgttggacatccgggtggaggggcacaggactagatgcctgtttgacatgggcagcactgagagttttattcacccggacacagtgcaacgctgcggactcgcaacacggccagtaagtcagaagatccatttggcttctgggtcgcattccgcagacatccgggcgggttgtgtagcgacattggtggttcaAGGCagagaatatcggaactttgcgctactggtcatgcctaatctgtgcgcacctgtgctattggggctggacttccagagccatcttgaaagtgtgactatggtatatgacgggcccctctcaccactcactgtccggaatcctcagttttgtgggacttcttcacataccccgctactgaccacacacacacacggacacacacatcccacccagcaccatgctgacAGCTGCGCTAACCGACActacttgcagtctctccaccctcaaggtccctcccccaccgctgttcaccaacctgacccctgactgtaagcctgtggcaactaaaagcaggaggtacagtgcgggggacagggccttcattcagtcggaggtgcagcggctgctcagggaggggatcattgagccaagctcaagccctttgagggcccaggtggtcgttgatcagactgggcagaaagataggatggtcgtggactatagtcaaaccatcaataggttcacgcagcttgacgtgtaccccctaccccgcatcgcggatgtggtcaaccagatagctcagtacaaggtgtactcgacaatagatctgaaatccgcttaacaccagctccccatctgcccagaggaccgcccctacaccgccttcgaggaaggcggcaggctctatcacttcctgcacgtccctttcggtgtcacgaatggtgtctctgtcttccagagggaaatggaccggatggtggaccagtaccaactgaaggccacatttccctatctggataacatcaccatctgtggtcacgactggccagatcacgacgccaacctccaaagATTTCTCCAaatggccgcagctctgaaccttacttataacagggacaagtctgtgttcggaaccacccgtctcactatccttgggtatgtcgtggaaaacggagttattggccctgatcccgaccgtatgcaccccctgttagaactccctcttcccaccactctcaaagccctcagacagtgcctgggcttcttttcctattacgcccaatgggtcccccattacgcagacaaggcatgccccctggtcaagtctaccacgtttcccctctctgctgaggcccgcgcggccttcagctgcattaaagaggacattgccaaagctacgatgcatgcggtagacaagaccgctcccttccaagtggagtgtgacgcctccgattttgctctggctgctaccctcaatcaggaaggcagatcagtagcattcttttctcgtaccctccaaggctctgaaattcggcactctgcggtggagaaagaagcccaggccatagtggaggctgttaggcactggaggcactatcttgctggcaaaaggttcaccttgctgaccgaccagcgctcggttgcgttcctgttcagcaaccaacagcggggcaaaatcaaaaatgataagattttgcggtggagaatagaactctccacctacaactatgatatcctgtaccggcctggcagactcaatgagccccctgatgccctatcccggggaacatgtgctagcacacagctcgaccagctatacacccttcatgcacaactttgctatctgggggtcacccgattttaccattttgtgaaagcttggAACCTGCCGTattcccttgaggacatcaggacgatgaccagggactgccaaatttgcgctgagtgcaaaccacacttctactgtcctgacacggcgcaacttatcaaggccacccgcccttttgagcgactgagtgttgactttaagggcccccttccctccactgactgcaatgtctattttctcaatgttatcgacgagtactcacggttcccttttgccatcccctgccctgacaccactgccacgtccaccataaaagccctgcgccagctcttcactctgttcgggtatccctgctatatccacagcgatagagggtcctcctttatgagtgacgagctgcaccagtacctgctagctaggggtattgctactagtcggaccacgagttataatccctggggtaatggacaggtgccacccctcacgagcgcctattctcttttcccaggaagtctgtcactgggaccaccctaccagtttggctgacgtccccggggctagtgctgctccggaaacatgtgaggagcaataaatactccctgctggtcgagagggttcacctcctacatgcgaacccccagtatgcctacgtggtcttatctgatgggcgggaggacacggtctccatccgcgacctggcacccgcaggtgcagcagaccactaccctgaacactctccggtaactatgaaccctgcaccagaggtgacaccgtactcaccaggccctacacagactcctcacgacacttatataccgggtgtttcgtacgcatttataccaggcgcctcgcacatgcgtgagggatcaccggcgcctagtgggctggaacaagcacaacctccgtcccctgtgcaatcaccaatgtcgccggcatccgtGCGATCAcaaccggtgctacgtagatcgcagcgacagattcgaccacctgatagacttgacttgtaagaaacttcgccacatggggactcttttaaacaaagggggggggggtgaatgtggtgaactacatgtgcctgtctggacatgccccctgctgactgctcctgtggctcctcccacagacccctgtataaaggccatctgaggcctatgctctctctcagtctccaggacgtagtatgatggtcactcactcctggttccttcttccagtcaataaaagccgatatctcgccttacgtctcagagtgagttattgatggtgcatcaaggggttcccaatctggggtctatGATCCCTTTGGATAATGgcaggagtccatggcataaaaaatatCTGGAAACCCCTGCCCTagagcaaaggaggctgaggagtgaccGGATGGAAATATGTAAATTCATGATGGGGTTAGATAAGGTAAAAGGTCACAGTCTTTTTTCTAGCAAAGGGTAGAATAAAACTAGAGAGGCTTAGAATTAAGACAAGAGGGTATAGACATGAATGTGACCTTTTCACACACATAGGATGGAGCTGATGAGctccagaagaagtggtagacaCTGGCACAATTAAAAGGACATTTGGACATTCGGATGGGTACATgggtagaaaaggtttagagggcaaTCAATTGGAGGGCAAAaatctgcaaactattggaaaggattcttaaggatccttttggagaagtacagtctactcaaggatagtcaacatggctttgtgaaggaaaGGTCATGTCTCAcaagcctaattgagttttttgaagaggtaacaaaagaaattgatgagggtagagcggcagatgtggtctacatggattttagcaagtcatttgacaaggtcccccacgagagactcatccagaaagtcatgaggcatgggatcagtggaaccttggctgtttggataaaaaattggcttacaggaagaaagcagagggtagtagtggaaggaaagtattctactggaggtcggtgactagtggagtgccacaaggatTGTCCCGggatccctgctctttgtgatttttataaatgacctggatgaagaggcagaaggatgggtgagtaagtttatgGAAatcacaaagattggaggagttgtgggtgGAGTTGTAGGTTGTTGaagattacaagaggatatagacaggatgaagaattgggcagaaaagtggcagattgagttcaatctggttaagtgtgaggtgatgcgttttggaaggacaaaccagaaggctgagtacagggttaatggtcggttacttaagagtgtagatgaacagagggaccttggggttcaaatccatacatccttcaaggtctctgcacaggttgatagggtagttaagaaggcctatgggatgctaggcttcattaatagggggattgagttcaagagaagagaggtcatgttgcaactctacaaatctctggtgagaccacacttaagagtattgtgttcagttctggtcagcactacaggaaggatgtggaagctatggagagggtgcagaggagatttaccaggatgttgcctggattggaaaacaagtcttatgaggcaagctgggacttttctctttggagggttgaaggatgagaggagacttgacagaggtctacaagattttaagagacatagatagggaggatagccagtacctgtttcccagggcacgaacagcaaacaccagagagcatatgtacaaagttaagggagggaagtttaagggagacatcaggggtaagttttttaccaaggtttgtgggtgcctggaataactTGCCAGGAACGGTGGTGAagtctaaaacattaggggtctttaagagcctcttggacaggcacgtggatgaaagaaagatagaggaatatggggtagtgtgggtttagtacttttttgttaaggaatatatgggtcagtacaacatcgagggctgaagggccaatactgtgctgtagtattctagtgtctagtggTCTAGTGTCTAGGAATATGAACCAAATGCAGCTGATATGACGAGCTCAGTTAGACAATGTAGTCAGCATGAGCAATATGGGACAAAGAGCCGTTTGCCATATCCCATGACTCTACGATAGATTTGGATTGTTTATCAGTTTTTCACCAGCCAACTAATTTTACTTTCCAACAGAAACAGCATTTGGTCTAATTATGTTGGTGAGGTTTTGTACAAGGGTGTAAAATGGCCGATGAAAAGGTGTGGGGATGAGGGTGGCAAGAGTGCAAAACAAGGGCGACTGGACTTCTTAGGATTAGACATGGTTATGTAGAGAATAACAAAGTATTCGTTCCCttcataggatgcaaaactgagacATAATTTTTCATGTTACACCTCATATTGTTGAAGGATATACATATTAACAGATGTTGCATTATAATGAGGGTGAAGTAAATTCAGGTCTTCACAGTACACCTATTTCTGTTAATATACAAACTACATTTTAAACCAAACTATACTTATGAAAGTAGTAACTAGAAACAAAATATAACCATCATTCAAACCTTCATTTGGTTGAGAGGTAGTAGAGCTTTCCTTTCCAATTGCTTTTCCTCTTCCATGTAAAAGATCTTCTGGAGATGGACCATTCTCTAAAACTTTGGTGATTTTATCTGAAGAATCTTCTCCTTCTGCAAATTCCATGGGCTTCATGTTCAAAGTTACTTCATTGCATTTTAGAGAGTCATTGTCAGGATCATGCTTACTTTTATCTGGCAAATGCAGATGAAAGCTGGCATCCTGAGCCAAATCCACATCTGACTCTATTAATAAATTTGAGCCATTGCAAGGTTTAGATTTAGAATGGAGCTCGTTTAAAAATCCAATGAACTTCATTCCTTTCTTAGCTGAGTCATTAACCTAAGACAAAAATAATATGCAGGTTAATGTGACACAAATATATTTCATTTATAATTTAATTGTTGAAGCAGCAGGTTGTAGTCCTGGTAAAGGACAATGGGAAGACAAAACAATTACTTCCAAATACAGATTCTGTAgactctggaaatccagagcaactcacatAAATTttagaggaactcaataggttaggcaacatcaatggagaggaataaacaattgacatcttgggcccagacccttcatcagtcctgatgaagagtcttggcctgaaatgttgattggtTATTCCACTCCCAAATATAGACTTCCAAGAGACAAATAGACAGATCAGGGATTGagttccttcttcagctcttaaTGGATTCACTGCCTCCTTAAGAATATCTCATCTGATGCATTCTGGAAAAATTAGTGCATCAGTGGATTGCTTAGAAGTCTTCTCGCTTATTGCAGAAACAATCTCTTggagctcaaagttcaaaatttcaaagctaatttattatcaaagtacatatacgtcaagatatacaaccctgagattcattttcttgcaggcaaattaaataaatccaataaccataatagaatcattgaaagactgcaccaacagagcagaaaaccaatgtgcaaaagacaacaagctgtgcaaatacaaaaagaaaaaaaaagaaaggaaagaaagaagcaaagaaaataaacaagcaaacaaacaaataaataaataatcaagcaATAAGTAtcatgaacatgagatgaagagttcttgaaagtgagtccataagttgtggaaacatttctgtAATGGGGCAagagaaattgagtgaagttatcccctctggttcaagaaccttatggatgaggggtaataactgttcctgaacctggtagtgtgagtcctgaggctcctgtaccttcttcttgatggctgcagcgagaagagagactgaatggtgggggttcctgataatggatgctgttttcctgcaacaatgctccatgtagatgtgcttaatggcggggagggctttacctgtgatatactgggctgtttccagtattttttgtaggattttccattcaagggcattagtgtttctataccaggctgcaATGCAGCCAGCCAATATATGCTCCACcgcacatcaatagaagtttgtcaaacttttagatgtcatgccgaatcttcacaaactcaaaAGGAATTAAAGGTACTGTTGTGTTTTCTTTgaaattgcacttatgtgctgggcccaggacaggtcctctgaactgataacaccaaggaacttaaagttgctgaccctctcaaattctgattccctgatgaggactgaccCAGGAACCTCTGGTTTCcacttgaagtcaataatcagctccttggtctttctgacactgattaaaaggttgttgttgtggcagtgctcagccagattttcaatctccctcctatgctgatttgtcaccacctttgatatggcctACAGCAGtgatattgtcagcaaatttaaatatggcattggagaagTGGTTTGCCACATGATCATAACTGTAGAGGAATTAGAACAGGGGGCcaagcacatagccttgtggtgcatctgtgttaATGGAGACTGTGGAGTAAAGATTGAtgccaatctgaattgactgggactccaagtgaggaaatccaagatCTGATTTcagaaggaggtattgaggtcaaggttttgaagcttattgattagttgagaggatgatagtattgaacgctgagctgtagtcatgCATGCATCTTtggtgtccagatgttccagagttcagTGAATAACTAACCTGTTGTGCCAGTAAGCAAATTGGAACTGGTGATGCCTTGCTTTCTCTCAGATTCTGTAGCTCTGAGGTGGCTTATGAGGCCAATCTAGGATCTGGAAACTCTGCTAAAGGTGGATACAATGTGCTGGGAATTGCTGGGTGAGTTGCTTGGGAGGTTCCATTTTGAGTAGTCACATGTCAGGAATTGCTGCGAGTAGTTGATGATTGACCTTTTTCCtaagttacaaggagaaggcaggagagtaggGCTGAGGGAAATTAAGTCAGCTGTGATCAATGCCAAAAcatatttgatgggctgaatggcccaatcctgctcctatgccttagggTCTTATCAGATATTAATACCATCCATTAAGTACTCTGCTCTATTTTATGAATTTCTTGCCATGACAGGAACAGAGTGCCTGTTTTAAGAAGTTGCTTTCAGCAATGTGACCCATCTATAGGATCTGGATGAATTTTTAGTGCTTCCATTCTGGAAATGCTGGTCTTGGGAAGGGCACTGTTATTATTTACAATCTTCTGCCAATGGATTTGGAGCATTTTCTGGAGACAGCATTAGCACTACCACGCTAGTGTTTTAAGGTTCCTGCACTACACGTTGGAAGCATACAGATCAAGAGACACTCCTGCCCAGTAGACCATTAACTTAGTGTAAGGTACGAAGTTTTTATTGAACAGTCCTTCCTTCAGATGGCTAAATCCTATGCTGGAGCACAGAAGGAAGTTGTAAATTGATGTCTGCCTTCATGGCAGGTAGCTCCTGAGATATGAGAAATGGTCTACATTTTCAGAATCTCATCATTAAACTTTATTGACAAGGCCTGATTTTATCTAATGAGGACTGATCAGTAGAGGACCTTTGTCCAATAGTGTCAAATGGAAAGCTTATTCACTTGTAAGTCCAGTGAAGCAGATTGTGATGACTTGCAAGCTTGGCTTCTAAGCTTGTACAATATGCAAGTATCATTTCTGCTTTGTCGTTCATTAGCTGAGGTTGGTATACCGTGATTCTAGAATGGAGGTGATTTAGATCCAATTGTTTTGTAAAATAGCTCCACTCCAGTGGGGAACTTATGGATGTGAAATGCATTGTAACTATGAGGAAGTGAGTTGGACAAGGGCATAGCCTCGTCTGACCTCTGTCAACAGTAGAATTAAGTTCAAGTGGCTAGAATCATGATAATCATATCTCAAATGGAAACTATGAATCCAATGGCCACTGCATGGTAAAAGAATATGCATGCAGGCATCTTCCACTTCAAAATGAACCTGGCATCCTAGGACATCAGAACCCACATGGTCAACATCCACTTGCATGTTGTCCTGCTTTCATTGCCTTGGAACTCAAATGCTACTTCGCTGATACTCACAGAACAAAACAGAGATTACACCTTCATTTGGTTTTGCAAACAGGAAGAGAAATGCTGTATTCCTAGAGTGGGATTTAGATAAACTAGAGACTAcagatgatggaatttggagtaacAAACAACattctggaagaattcagcaggtcgagaGGCATCTGACAGGAAAATGTCAGGTTGAAAGCCTGCGTCATGAGAGTGGAGAGGAGAGATGGCCAGTAGAAACAGTtgagacaggagcctgaagtgaTTGGTAGACAGAGGAGGGGTGATGGGAAAGGGAACACAAAATGGCAAGGTTGGAGGTGGGGAATGGTGGGAAGGGGAAAAGACAGTGGAAGAGAGGATTCTAACATTAGAAAAATTGGTGTTTGTGTCATTGGATTGAACCCTGGAAGAATATGAAAATATTCTGAAAATAACAGAAAGCAAGCCTCTCACTCTTGGCTGCTGGAGGAAGGTATCTGTGTCTGAtggtcccactctcccactcattCACTGTCCTCGAGAAAAGTTTCTTGCATTCAAATGATCTCTTTCCTTTGATGCTGTCAGAGGATGATGCCAAAGTTCTGGGTCTACAGTTTGTGGACTGGACTGTAGTTCAAATTGGACTcacatgtgggggggggggggttgatgttgttgttgttgtttgcatgacttgtttttgtgtgtgggggggctgatgttcttgttgttgtttgccaatttgtttttttgtggggggggattgatgttcttgctgtttgtgcaatttttttggggggggattgatgttcttgttgtcatttgcacaatttgttttttactgtgtgtgtgggggcaggtttgatgttttcctttgaCCAGCTTCCATTGTTTTCTgggtttcatggctgtctgtgaaaaagacaaatctcagggttgtatactgtgtacatacattgataataaatgtattttgaactttgaatattgttATTTTGCTCCTAAACCACAAAAGACTCTGTGCAAGTCAAATTTATGGTTAAAAATTGTTGTGAGGGGTGGCTAGGATATATAGATCAGTTCATCTAATTTAACATTAGACTTGATgaaaaaacatttatttttcGGTTTTGTTCATAATAAACTTTAGTTGAAGCAATTAAATTGCAAATAATAGTGCATTATTAATGTAATAAATGTTTAACGAAATAAGCAATGTTTCAAAACATGGATTGATTCACTTTTCTAATATTGAGAAGAAACATATAAGGAAATAAACAACTATATTTTAAACACAACAAAGGTATTTTTCTAAAATTGAAGTTCCTAAAAAGGTGTTGTTGATTTTATGTTAAATGATATGCCCTGGTCACAACTGAATAGTTTCATCTGGTGTATATCCAGTAGATATCTTCCAGGTAATACTGCAAACATCAAGGGTGAAACTTTAAAATCAGCCAGTGCAAACCAAAAGAAAAGGACTCCTTATTCACAAGGAAAACTGATCAATTATGCATATGCAGTTTATATACCCAGGTGCTCCTCCAGAACCTGATTCACTAACACAGTACTCATTTGTTTAACTCTATTCATGACTTCAATGAACTCATTCTTGATTCTGTGAGCAACTCAACAGGCCTCTCT
The sequence above is a segment of the Hypanus sabinus isolate sHypSab1 chromosome 4, sHypSab1.hap1, whole genome shotgun sequence genome. Coding sequences within it:
- the LOC132392701 gene encoding uncharacterized protein LOC132392701 codes for the protein MHRILLSRVTPKVYSIIRDLPTYDGALDALKRQYLRPVNTVYTRHRLATRQQRPGESCAEFLRALQTLVRPCDCKTLTADQHAELLVRDAFVTGLRSVYMRQRLLENADLTLRSAIETANALEAALHDADAVQSRDSPPVPWTPQTPPPAAPGSEFANAAASRDSTSSPNLTTAAARQKPVLCYFCGHKKHSRQRCPAREATCSSCGKRGHFAKEVCHWDHPTSLADVPGASAAPETCEEQ